GTACGATGAACTCCATGTAGGAATACCCGTTGATCGGTGCGATCTGCGAACCGATGAAGCCACCGAAGATGACGAAATAGAGCGACATCGTGACAACCGGCGGCAAGAGTGTTTGCGACCAGACCCGCAGGTATCGGATTGCTTCCTTACGGACAATCGTGAGATATGCTACCCAAAGTTCAGTCGAATTCATACGCTTAGGATTTTTGAGTCTTCTGGACGAAGAATTCCTCGAGCCGATTCGTCTTGTTACGGAGACTTTTCACTTCGAGACCGAGTCCATGCAGTGCCAAGAGGGCTTTGTCCAGAGTATGATCCTTGGTCAGAGTCAGCTCGACGGATCGGTCACCGGCCATGGCCCGGAACGGCTGGAGCGAGTGCGTCATATCGACGGTCAACGCACTCCCCAGATCAAAGACAAACGTCTCCTCTTCCATGGAGGCGAGCAATGTTTTGATTTCCCCGTGCTCCACAATCTCGCCCTGATTGATGATCGCGACGTGCCGACAGAGCTGTTCAGCTTCCTCCAGATAGTGGGTTGTGAGGATGATAGTGACACCTGAGGCATTTAGTTCGCGCAGGAAATCCCACATCCCTCGCCGGAGCTCGATGTCGACCCCGGCCGTCGGTTCATCGAGGATCAGGAGTCTCGGCTCGTGGACCAGCCCGCGGGCAATCATGAGGCGACGCTTCATACCACCCGAAAGGGCCCGGGCCTGTTCATGCCGCTTTTCCCACAAGCCCAGCTGTTTCAGATATTTCTCTGCGGCAATGAGTGCACGTTTCCGAGGGATGCCATAGTAACCAGCCTGATCAACGATGATGTCTTCGACCTTCTCAAAGATACCAAAGTTGAATTCCTGCGGGACAACACCGACATGCTGTTTCGCCTTGGCTGGTTCATCGTCGATCGAGAGTCCACCGATACGCACCTGACCAGCATCCTTATTCACGAGTCCGGAGACGATACCGATCAGGGTCGTTTTACCAGCACCATTCGGACCGAGGAGAGCAAAGAAGTCCCCCTCCGCCACATCGAGGCTGACCCCCTTGAGGGCCACTACGCCGCTACCGTAGGTCTTCTTCAGATTTTCGATCGACAATGCCGAGGCCATAGCGATTACTGTGCATTCGGCTTCAACGGCAGCGCACCGATAAAGTCCGCCTTGCCGAGCAGAACACCCTGGTTTCGAAGGATAGCGTACGCCGTCGTCACATGAAAGAAAAAGTTCGGCAAGTAAGACCGCAAAAGCGCCTCATGTCCCAACAGATACGTATCCGGGACATAAGGGAATGGGATATGACGGTCCTCAGCCCCCTCGAATTTCTCCCGATTCAAAGTCTGAAGGTAGACCACAGTCTTGCGTGTGCGCTCAATCAGCTCCGCGAAGGTTGCCTCAATATCTTCCATCTTGGGGGGCTCTTCGCCAGCGAGCCGGGCCGAGATGGACTTCGCATTGTCCGATGCGATCTGAACCTGTTTCACTAGCGAGAACATATCCGGAGCGAGCCTGGCTTGGAGTACATCCTCATCAGACTTCCCGTTTTCAGTCGCCCAGACCTCGGCCTTCGCGAGTATGCCAGCGAGATTTTCAAGCATTGTGATAAAGACTGGTACCGAAGCATCATAGAGGTTCATATCCTTGCCCTTAACAAATTAGGTCTGCGATAAACAAAAACGTAAACCGTAGCCTCAAAGGATTTCGTAGGTCAGTGTCACATTGACCGTCGTTTCGTTTGACCCTGGCTCGATCGATGGGGCCGGCACATTGGCAACCGCCGATTTCGCACTAAGCATATCCCCCTCTCCGCCAAAACCAAAGACATTCGGTGTTTCATAGATTGAAACAAGTTGTCCCATCTCAAACCCGGCGTCCGACGCGATCCGAATGGCTTTTGCCTTCGCTTTCTCTATGGCTTCCTTCCGTGCATCAGCCTTGGCTGCGTCTTCATCCTCAACCGTGAACGTGACTTGCGAAACACTGTTGGCACCCTTGGTCACCACGCCCGAGAGTAGGTCTCCGATCTTCTCGGTATCGCGAACTGTGACACGAAGCGTCTGCGTCAACGAATAGCCACTGATACTCGGCTGCGGACAAGTTGAGAGCCCAGTGCAATTCGGATAGTCGTAACGTGGTGAGAGAGTGTATTCATCCGTTTTCAGATCTTTCTCCGCGACAGCTGACTCCTTGAGAAAGGCCGTAACAGCATTCATCTTTTCTGTATTCTTCGCCTGGACATCGACAACATCTTTCCCATCATCCGTCACGACCGAGACAGAGAACTTGGCGACATCCGGAGAAACCTCGATCCGACCCTCACCATCTGCTGAAAAAGTCCGAGTGGGATAGGTCTTGTCGACTGAGCGCGCGTATTCCACCGCAGCGAGGAGGGCAGCGATAGCGATCAGCAGCCAAGCAAGGGATTTGACTGAGTGGCGCGTGGATTCTTCGAACATAGGCAGGGAAAAAGGTTATTTAATGTACCCACAGTATATCACCCACGCCGGTACCCGCCTGAACGAGCCACCTCTACATCTGCGACTTCAATTGATCAATTGAGTCATTGAACGCTTTGGTCGTGAGGGAGGATCCGCCGACTCTATCGATGGCCGTGAGCTCAGTCAGTTTCTTCCCCTTCACCGCCGCCGACAACCCCTCAGCGAAGGCCAACTGTCGTTTCTTGGAAATATCGTTCGTGGCGAGCACTTCGGCCTTGGCATCGACAATCACCCCCGCTGCATCTACCGACAAGGTAAAGCCCACCTGATCCTCGCCCGATGGATTCTTATAACTCGCTTTTACCGAAACGTCCTTAGCTTTCACCGCGTCAGTCGCCAGTCCAGTGGAAGACTGCACGGATCCCTCCGGTGCTTTCGACGTTACAGTTTTAGTTGTATCACCTGACGTCGTGGTTATCGGTTTGGTAGCCTCATTCCCCTTGGAGGGCATGAGGAACTTCACGGCTGCGACGAGCAGGGCAAGCGCCGCGACACCGAAAAAGAGCGTGCTTCTCTTTATTTGTGCCATACTATAGAAAGTAAAGTGTTAAGTTCCTCCATTGTACTGATTTCACCGGAACAATCAACCCCTTATTCGTATCGCAAGGCCTCGATCGGATTCAGGCGAGCGGCCCGACTGGCTGGGTAATAGCCGAAAACGATGCCGATGGCTGCGGAGACGAGGAATGCCAGGATGATGGAATTTGTCGAAATCTCTGCGGCAATCCCATATCGATTCATGACAGAGGCAATGACAAAGCCCCAGAAAATCCCGAAAAATCCGCCGAAGAATGTCAGTACGATCGCTTCGGCCAAGAACTGCAGTCGGATCTCTCGGCCGCGTGCGCCGATCGCTTTGCGAAGACCGATTTCCCGGGTCCGTTCGGTCACTGAGGTAAGCATCATATTCATGATACCGATGCCACCCACGACCAGTGAGATCCCCGCCACCGCACCGAGGAGCGTGGTGAAGGTACTCGTCACCGATGATGCTGTCGCGACGATATCCGCCTGGTTCAAGATCGAGAAATCCGCAGTCTCATCTGGAGCGATACCATGGGCCTCGAGCAGGGCCGCTTTTACATTCTCGGCCGCAGCGGTCATATCCTCGCCTGTGCGAATCTGGACATTGATATTGGACAAGTATTTGTTGCCGATCAGAAACTGCTGGGCCGTCGAGACCGGGATATAAATCACGTCATCCGAACTGCCAAAGCCCGTCCCTCCGCGCGCCGCCGTCACACCGATGACAGTAAAGTCAACCGAGCCGATCCGAACCTTCTTGCCAATCGAACTGACGCCGTCGAACAGTTCCGTGACCACATCCGGCCCAAGAACAGCGACTTTTGCCAGTGATCGTTCATGAGTCTCCGTCAAAAAGGACCCTTCGGCCAACTTCACATTCCGAACGGTCGGATACTCACTCGTTACCCCCGTTACGCTCGTATTGGTATTTTTCCCCGCTGCCGTCACCTGTCGACTACGAGCCTGCGCTTCGACTGCAACGGCTTCGACCGCTGGAATCTTTTTGAGATGAGTGACATCCGCCGTTGTCAGCGACTGAGCCGATCCTTGTGCCCCCTGCACCGGAGAGCCCGGTCCTTGCTGGGAACCAGGTCGGACGATGAGCAGGTTCGATCCGATGGCCTGGATGTTCTGTTGGATGGCGGTCTGCGCTCCCTGGCCGATCGCCACCATGACGATAACCGACGCGATCCCGATCACGATACCGAGCACCGTGAGGCTCGAGCGTGATTTATTCACGGTGACCGCGGTATAGATTTCCTGCGTGAGATCGGTAAGATACATACGCGTATTATATTTTTTTTCGATTGCCTGTCCGGACATCGCTCACGAGTTCGCCATCCCGAATCGAGAGGATACGGTCGGCATGAGCGGCAACTTCGTCTTCGTGAGTAATGAGAATGATAGTATGCCCATGTTCACGATTGAGTCGCTCAAATGTTTCCAATACTTTTTCACCGGTCCGCGTGTCGAGGTTACCGGTCGGTTCATCAGCCAGGATGAGCGATGGATTGTTGACGAGAGCCCGAGCGATGGCGACTCGCTGCATTTGCCCACCCGAAAGCTGATTGGAGCGATGTTTCCATCGAGCCTCATCGAGACCGACGGCTCGCAGCGCCTGAGCAACCCGTTCTGTCCGCTCCACTTGTGGCACTTCCAGATAGATGAGCGGCAGCATGACATTGCGGATGACCGTCGTGCGGGGCAGCAGATTGAATGACTGGAACACAAATCCGATTTTCTCCCGCCGGATAAGAGAAAGTTCGTCTTCAGAGAGCTTCGAGACATCCTGACCCTCAAAAAGATACGCGCCTGTTGTTGGTGTATCAAGCGCCCCCAGTATGTGCATGAGGGTCGATTTCCCGCTGCCACTCGGTCCCATGATAGAAACGAATTCCCCTTTGGCAACCGAGAATGAGACATCCTTCAACACGGTCGTCTGTTGATCACCGTTCATGTATGTCTTGGTGATACCGCGACACTCGAGCATACTGATCGACGTTTCGTTAAATTAACGTGGGAAGCCGCCCGAGCGAT
This is a stretch of genomic DNA from Candidatus Moraniibacteriota bacterium. It encodes these proteins:
- a CDS encoding ABC transporter ATP-binding protein, whose amino-acid sequence is MASALSIENLKKTYGSGVVALKGVSLDVAEGDFFALLGPNGAGKTTLIGIVSGLVNKDAGQVRIGGLSIDDEPAKAKQHVGVVPQEFNFGIFEKVEDIIVDQAGYYGIPRKRALIAAEKYLKQLGLWEKRHEQARALSGGMKRRLMIARGLVHEPRLLILDEPTAGVDIELRRGMWDFLRELNASGVTIILTTHYLEEAEQLCRHVAIINQGEIVEHGEIKTLLASMEEETFVFDLGSALTVDMTHSLQPFRAMAGDRSVELTLTKDHTLDKALLALHGLGLEVKSLRNKTNRLEEFFVQKTQKS
- a CDS encoding DUF1993 domain-containing protein, with protein sequence MNLYDASVPVFITMLENLAGILAKAEVWATENGKSDEDVLQARLAPDMFSLVKQVQIASDNAKSISARLAGEEPPKMEDIEATFAELIERTRKTVVYLQTLNREKFEGAEDRHIPFPYVPDTYLLGHEALLRSYLPNFFFHVTTAYAILRNQGVLLGKADFIGALPLKPNAQ
- a CDS encoding SIMPL domain-containing protein (The SIMPL domain is named for its presence in mouse protein SIMPL (signalling molecule that associates with mouse pelle-like kinase). Bacterial member BP26, from Brucella, was shown to assemble into a channel-like structure, while YggE from E. coli has been associated with resistance to oxidative stress.) encodes the protein MFEESTRHSVKSLAWLLIAIAALLAAVEYARSVDKTYPTRTFSADGEGRIEVSPDVAKFSVSVVTDDGKDVVDVQAKNTEKMNAVTAFLKESAVAEKDLKTDEYTLSPRYDYPNCTGLSTCPQPSISGYSLTQTLRVTVRDTEKIGDLLSGVVTKGANSVSQVTFTVEDEDAAKADARKEAIEKAKAKAIRIASDAGFEMGQLVSIYETPNVFGFGGEGDMLSAKSAVANVPAPSIEPGSNETTVNVTLTYEIL
- a CDS encoding ABC transporter permease, whose translation is MYLTDLTQEIYTAVTVNKSRSSLTVLGIVIGIASVIVMVAIGQGAQTAIQQNIQAIGSNLLIVRPGSQQGPGSPVQGAQGSAQSLTTADVTHLKKIPAVEAVAVEAQARSRQVTAAGKNTNTSVTGVTSEYPTVRNVKLAEGSFLTETHERSLAKVAVLGPDVVTELFDGVSSIGKKVRIGSVDFTVIGVTAARGGTGFGSSDDVIYIPVSTAQQFLIGNKYLSNINVQIRTGEDMTAAAENVKAALLEAHGIAPDETADFSILNQADIVATASSVTSTFTTLLGAVAGISLVVGGIGIMNMMLTSVTERTREIGLRKAIGARGREIRLQFLAEAIVLTFFGGFFGIFWGFVIASVMNRYGIAAEISTNSIILAFLVSAAIGIVFGYYPASRAARLNPIEALRYE
- a CDS encoding ABC transporter ATP-binding protein gives rise to the protein MLECRGITKTYMNGDQQTTVLKDVSFSVAKGEFVSIMGPSGSGKSTLMHILGALDTPTTGAYLFEGQDVSKLSEDELSLIRREKIGFVFQSFNLLPRTTVIRNVMLPLIYLEVPQVERTERVAQALRAVGLDEARWKHRSNQLSGGQMQRVAIARALVNNPSLILADEPTGNLDTRTGEKVLETFERLNREHGHTIILITHEDEVAAHADRILSIRDGELVSDVRTGNRKKI